The following DNA comes from Chryseobacterium gallinarum.
ATCCCGCTGATATAGGTTTCGGCTGAATTATAATCCGTCGTCAGGGGCATTATTGAAGTAGCCTGTCCGGCAAAAATGACGATTCCGATTTTATCATTTTTCATCTTCTGCATGGTGCTTATCATCAGATTTTTAGCCTCTGCAAGACGACTCGGATCAATATCTTCCGCATTCATTGAATTGGAAACATCCAGCATAAAGATCACATTATTCAGCTTCTGGGTGCTTTTCACTTCTTCAGAACCGTTTAAAAGGTCAATAATGGAAAAGATCAGAAATAAGGTTCCCAATAGGTAAAGTGCCGGAAAAAACTTTGTAAATCCTGACTTTTTTTCAAATAAATTATCATGAAACTGGCTGTCTGCAAAAATTTCCTTTCTTTTATGCCTCCATTTTATAAAACGGATCAGAAAAAACGCTAACAGCGGCAGAAGCAACAGTAAAAATAAATACCAATAATTTCCTAACGACCAACTCATCAGCTTACAATTTTATAAAACACCCATCTTAATAATGCATCTAAAACCAGCATCGCTAAGGCAATCCAAAGGAAGATTTTGAAATATTCTTCATAATTGTAAAGTTTGGATACCTTTACATCAGATTTTTCAAGCTGGTTGATTTCATTATATATTTCTTCAAGACTGCTGTTTGAAGTAGCCCTGAAATACTTTCCTCCGGTAGTTTGCGCTACTTCTCTCAACGTATTTTCATCAATCGTCACTTCTGTTTCCGTAAAGATAAGATCTCCAAAAATATCCTGTGAAGTAGGCATCAATGCATATCCATTGGTCCCGATACCAATTGCATATACCCTGATATTGTTATTTTTCGCCAGTTCCGCAGCTATCTGGGGCGGAATGGCATTCTGAATATTACTTACCCCATCCGTCATCAGGATGATCACCTTACTTTTGGCTTTGCTCTTAATCAGATGATTTACGGCTACGGAAAGGCCTTCCCCGATAGCGGTTCCCGGCTCCAGCCCATCAGAACTCAGATTTTTAATTTCATCTATCACAACCTGATGGTCTGATGTAACAGGAACTTTTGTAAAGGCTTCAGCCGCATAAGCCACCACCCCGATCCTGTCATTCGGACGTTTCTGAACAAACTTTATCGCAATATCTTTAAGCGCAGTAATACGGTCCGGATTAAGATCTTTCGCCAGCATACTCAGCGAAACATCTATCGACAGCATAATATCCACTCCTTTCGTGTCGTCTCTGTCCTGTGAAACCGTAAATGTCCTTGGCCTGGCCATGGCAATGATCAATGCTGAAAGGATAATATATTTTGAGATCTTCAGTAAAAAAAGAACAACCTGGATGCCTCCGTCATGATCCATATTTTTAATCGTGGGAACCTTTACCCCTTTTCTTTTCTGTCTGCCTGCATCTTTAATAAGCAAGGGGATAAACAGCAAGAAAAGCAATAAAAACCATGGACTGTAAAACTCAAAATTAAACATCCTTTCTTAAGTTTTCGAATTCTAAATCTTTTGATGATTTTTTCACAAACTCCCTGATGTCTGCAAAATCTTTTTCCATGGTCTGCTGATCCGGAAAGGTTTTGGCAAATTTTACCAAATCCCCTCTCAGGAATACTTCTTCCACCACTTTCTCATTATCCAGAGAAATCGTATTATTCTTTTTCATTACCTCTATAAGATCATCGGTAAGAAGCACATCTGCCGGAAGACGATACTGTCGGGTAATAAATTTTCTGGAAATATCAATCAGCTCAACGTAGAATGAGCGATAGTTACCTTCTTCAATATACCGTTTCTTTTTGAGTGAATCCAACTCCTTGAGTGTCTGATTAGTTGCCACAGCAGGGGATTTTTTTGATTTCTTGCCCCATTTCACCACCATGATAATGGCAATGATCAGAGCAATAAGGGCTATAGCAGCCAGAATATAGAATTTATACAGCTCCCAATAATCTTTCACATCAAGTTTTACCTCTTTGTTTTTCATGATGTCATTAATCTGATCTGCTTTCTGGGCAGTGTTAATAACATCAAGCTCATAAGGGATTGTCTTAAGGATTTTGCCATCTACTTTAAACTCCAGTTCGGGAATAGTAAATTTTCCTTCTTCAAACACCGCAAATTCTATTTTCCTTTCGTAGGTATTGGCATTTTGCCCGATGCTGTCTTTGATTTCTTCAAAATGAAACGGAAGCAACTCATTTTTAGGGGCAGAAATCACCTGCTGCTCATGAAGGTTATCAATCTTTATTACAAGACGATTCACTTCTCCTAAAGCAATTGTTTTCTTCTCAATATTGGAAGATAATATCTGTGAAAAAGCATTCGAACAGATTAAAAAAGATAATATTAAAAGTATTTTTCTCAATGCCTGCGTTTTGTTTCCCAATTTAAGTTTCAATTAGTATAAATCCTTTTGATTACTTCTTTTGAAAATAATTATATAATAGTTTTGAATAATCGGTACCTGTATTTACATTCATAAAACTGGCCGAACTGGTTGCAAAATCTTCTTCCAATGCTCTCAGCTTTTGTTTCTGTGCTTCTGCAAAAGTATATCTCCATCTGGCGCTGGAGGTATTGGCCCATATTTGTTTTCCTGTTTCTGCATCGTACAAGCGTATATATCCCACATCAGGAATTTCATTATCTTTTTCATCATATACCCTCATACCCAGCAGCTGATGTTTTTTGGAAGCAACTCTCAGCATCTTGGAATCATATTCATCTTCAAAATCTGAAAACAGGAAAACCAGAGATTTTCTTTTAAAGATTCCCATCATATATTCCAGCGCCTTATCTATTTTGGATTCTGCCGGAACATAATCTGCTGTCAAAATATTACTGATGATCGAAAGAATGTGCTTCCTCCCTTTTTGAGGTGGTATCACCTTATACACTTTATCGGCAAACAGGATCAATCCTACCTTATCGTTATTTCCTGCCGCCGAAAATCCAAGACTGGCAGCAATTTCAGCCACATATTCTCTTTTCAGCTGGTTTTTTGTCCCATAATCCATCGAAGCAGAAATATCTACAAGAATCATCATTGTCAGTTCTCTCTCCTCCTCCATTACTTTTACAAACGGTTCACGGAAACGCGCCGTCTTATTCCAGTCTATTCTCCGGATTTCGTCTCCGAACTGATAAGGGCGTACTTCAGAGAAAGTCATTCCCTGCCCTTTAAAGGCACTGTGATATTGTCCCATCAAAGCAGCCTCCGTCTTTTTTCTGGTACGGATTTCTATCTGCTTTACTTTTTTTACAATATCTTTTATCTGCATAGATGAGTTTAAATTTCAAATTTAATACTGAATGTTAAGTTGCGGATCCGGTATGTGGTTTATAAAATCCCGGGTTGTAGATCTAAACTGATATATCTCCGCTCTAACTTATAATTTCTGACTTTTCATTTTTAAGCTCAATGGAAACATTCAGCCATTCGTCATCAAATTTCGGACTGTACTTTTTATAGAAGTTGATCGCCGGCTCATTCCAGTTCAATACCTGGAATACCATTCCGCTGTAATGATTGGATTTTCCATATTCCAAAGTGGCGTCAAATAAAAGTTTTCCGATCTGCCTTCCTCTCATTCTTTCCGTGACTACCAGATCTTCCAGATACAGTCTTCTTCCCTTCCAGGTTGAATACCGGTCATAATATAGTGAAATCCCAACAATTTCGTTATCCAGTTCTGCCACAAACGCTCCCCAGACCGGAGATCCACCGAATCCATCTTCTGTAAATTCTTCCAGTGTTATAGTGACCTCATGTAATGCTTTTTCATATTCCGCAAGTTCCCTGATCAGCTTCAGCATGGAAGCGCAATCTTCCTGAACCGCTTTTCTGATAACAACTTCACTCATTATGGTGCCTGAATTTTTGCTAATATTCTATTGATAATCTCTTCTGTTGAAATTTCTTCGGCCTCTGCTTCAAAGGTTAAGCCCATCCTGTGTCTCAATACATCTTTTGCCAACGCTTTTACATCTTCAGGAATTACAAAAGCTCTTCCTTTAAGGAAAGCATATGCCCTTGAAGCAATGGCAAGATTAATTGATGCTCTCGGAGACGCTCCAAAACTGATATAGTTTTTAAGATCGAAAAGTCCGTAATTTTCAGGATAACGTGTTGCAAAAACCATATCCAGGATATATTTCTCAATTTTCTCGTCCAGGTAAATCTGGTTGATCAATTCTTTTGCATCTACAATGTCCTGAAGTGAAATAACGGGCTTTACTTCCGGCTGATGTGAGGTAGACACCATCCTCATTACCTGTCTTTCATCTTCAAAGGCGGGATAATCTATGGT
Coding sequences within:
- a CDS encoding VWA domain-containing protein, which gives rise to MFNFEFYSPWFLLLFLLFIPLLIKDAGRQKRKGVKVPTIKNMDHDGGIQVVLFLLKISKYIILSALIIAMARPRTFTVSQDRDDTKGVDIMLSIDVSLSMLAKDLNPDRITALKDIAIKFVQKRPNDRIGVVAYAAEAFTKVPVTSDHQVVIDEIKNLSSDGLEPGTAIGEGLSVAVNHLIKSKAKSKVIILMTDGVSNIQNAIPPQIAAELAKNNNIRVYAIGIGTNGYALMPTSQDIFGDLIFTETEVTIDENTLREVAQTTGGKYFRATSNSSLEEIYNEINQLEKSDVKVSKLYNYEEYFKIFLWIALAMLVLDALLRWVFYKIVS
- a CDS encoding BatD family protein, producing the protein MRKILLILSFLICSNAFSQILSSNIEKKTIALGEVNRLVIKIDNLHEQQVISAPKNELLPFHFEEIKDSIGQNANTYERKIEFAVFEEGKFTIPELEFKVDGKILKTIPYELDVINTAQKADQINDIMKNKEVKLDVKDYWELYKFYILAAIALIALIIAIIMVVKWGKKSKKSPAVATNQTLKELDSLKKKRYIEEGNYRSFYVELIDISRKFITRQYRLPADVLLTDDLIEVMKKNNTISLDNEKVVEEVFLRGDLVKFAKTFPDQQTMEKDFADIREFVKKSSKDLEFENLRKDV
- a CDS encoding DUF58 domain-containing protein yields the protein MQIKDIVKKVKQIEIRTRKKTEAALMGQYHSAFKGQGMTFSEVRPYQFGDEIRRIDWNKTARFREPFVKVMEEERELTMMILVDISASMDYGTKNQLKREYVAEIAASLGFSAAGNNDKVGLILFADKVYKVIPPQKGRKHILSIISNILTADYVPAESKIDKALEYMMGIFKRKSLVFLFSDFEDEYDSKMLRVASKKHQLLGMRVYDEKDNEIPDVGYIRLYDAETGKQIWANTSSARWRYTFAEAQKQKLRALEEDFATSSASFMNVNTGTDYSKLLYNYFQKK
- a CDS encoding GNAT family N-acetyltransferase, whose protein sequence is MSEVVIRKAVQEDCASMLKLIRELAEYEKALHEVTITLEEFTEDGFGGSPVWGAFVAELDNEIVGISLYYDRYSTWKGRRLYLEDLVVTERMRGRQIGKLLFDATLEYGKSNHYSGMVFQVLNWNEPAINFYKKYSPKFDDEWLNVSIELKNEKSEIIS